In the genome of Daucus carota subsp. sativus chromosome 9, DH1 v3.0, whole genome shotgun sequence, the window TGTTCAGTTTGTTCGTATCAGAAGATGGATAGATCATGTTTATCAGCAAATAGAAGAACGAAAGAATTTCAGAAAGGGGTTGAAGATCTATTAATGGTTGCATTTGAGAATGGGTACAGCGAAGAAAAGATTAGTTGTCCATGCTTAAGGTGCGCTCAAACAGTTAGAAACCATCTTTTCCAAATTTGAATTGATCAAACTTATACACAATAGATATGGCATGGGGAGGCAACTTTAGTTGATAGCCATGAACAAGAGGGGACTGATGGTTCAGAAGCTAGTTTTACTCAAGTCCCTACAAGTATGGGTCAATCGGACAATGATGACGATGATATTTCTTCGGATACTTCAGATTTCCTCAACCATGTTAAAGGTGAACAACAACCCCTTTATCCAGGATGTAAGAGTTACACCAGGATGAAAGCTTTAGTTAAGTTATACAACTTGAAATCGAAGCATGGTATGTCTGATTCATGCTTCTCTGATGTTCTACTATTGATTGGCTCTATGCTTCCGGAGGGCAACAATTTTCCTTCTTCTTTCAGTGAAGCGAAGAAAACCTTATGTACCTTAGGAATGGGGTATGAAAAGATACACGCATGTCCGAATAATTGTCTATTATACCGGGGCCAGAGAGATGAAGACGAGTCTACTTGTCGCATTTGTAACGCCTCGAGATGGAAATTGAACAAGAAAGGCGAGGAACAAGATGGAATCCCTACTAAGGTTCTATGGTATTTTTCGTTGCTACCAAGATTAAGAAATTTTTTCAATACACCTCAAATAGCAAAGGACATGACTTGGCATGATACCAGGAGACAAAAGGATGGTAAAATGAGGCATCCAGCTGACTCGGATACATGGAAGGATGTCGACCAAAAGTGGCCTGATTTTGCATCAGAGAGTAGAAACCTTCGGTTAGCTCTCTCCGCGGATGGTTTCAACCCTTTTCGTGGAAACCGTACTGATCACTCAAGTTGGCCGGTTTTCCTATCAATTTACAACCTTCCGCCATGGCTTTGTATGAAAAGAAGGTTTATTATGCTCTGCTTGTTGATATCAGGACCGACTGAAGCTGGAAATGATATCGACGTGTTCCTTAAACCACTCATAGAAGATTTGAAGGAGTTTTGGCGCGGTAAACAGGTATACGATGCATTTCAGAAAGAGCCTTTCATACTTAGGGCCATTTTATTGTGGACAGTAAGCGATTATCCGGCCTTAGGGAACTTGTCTGGAAATGTCGTCAAAGGGTATAATGCTTGTACCATATGTGTTGATAAAACCAATGCTACTAGGTTGGATAATTACCGTAAGACAGTTGTCATGAGGCATCGAAGGTGGTTGCCTCTTCATCATCCGTATAGAAGGTAGAAATCAGCTTTCGATAACACTATAGAAAAGGGTGTTGCTGCTATTCTGTTAACTGGAGATGAGGTTCTTCAAAGAGTACAACATCTAAGGGGCCATGTCTTTGGTAGGACCCAACGCCAACCTCTATGGAAGAAAGGTGAAGCTCGACCTGTTTGGAAGAAGGTTTCTATATTCTTCCAACTCGAATATTGGAAATTTTTGCCGGTTAGGCATGTTCTTGATGTGATGCACATCGAGAAGAATATATGTGAAGCGTTACTTGGAACTTTGTTAAATATTCCAGGGAAGACAAAAGATAGGGAGTCTGTCCGTATTGACATGGCTGCTATGGGAATAAGAACAGAGTTGAGGCCGAAAAATCCTGGGAAAAAATAGAAGCTTCTGTTGGCTTCATGGAATTTATTACACGCTGAAAAGGTAACTGTTTGTTCATCCTTCCTTAAAATGAAGTTACTAGATGGATTTTGCTCGAATATCAAGAATCTAGTAAATATGGAAAAACTTCGGCTTGTAAATCTGAAATCTCATGATTGTCACACGATATTGCATCATTTGCTTCCAATCTCGATTCGATCAGTACTGCAAAAACATGCCAGGTGCACAATTATTAGGTTTTGCCTCTTCTTCAAGGCAATCTGCAGTAAAGTCATCGATGtagataaattagaaaaaatgcaATATGAATTGGTGGAAACTTTATGCCACCTGGAAAAACACTTTCCCCCTTCATTCTTTGATGTGATGATCCATCTCTCAATTCATCTTGTGAGAGAGATTAAGCTTTGTGGACCAATATTTCTTCGGTGGATGTATCCTTTCGAGAGATACATGAAGGCATTTAAAGGATATGTACGGAACCCGACACATCCGGAAGGATGTATTGTCGAGGCATATGTTGCTAAAGAAGCGGTTGAGTGTTtggtgaattttgaagaagccACCGTGGGATTATCGGAAAATTCTAGGCAGCAGCTTGCACTTGTCACATTTGTGTTTTCTGCAGAAGGCTAATGGCATGAGGCCATATTTCGAGTAAGTTATTTAAGTATGTGAGtgcatttattatttattaattttatgcaTTCTGATTAATATCATAAGTTATTGGTTTTATTGGCAGTGAACATATGGCATCTTTGATGACGAGGCACGAGCAGCatgaaaatgatggagtttggctaaaaaacaaacaaaatgaaAGTTTCCCCAAATGGTTCCGTAAAAAGGTATAATTTTTACGCGGTTAGTAACCTTTGTTTGGACAGATTGAATATTTTAGCAagatcaaaattataatatgcaCTGCTTCATTATAATAAACTATTAACTTTAATCATTTTTGGTTTGGACAGATTGAATCAGATATGCTGGCTGAGCATAATAACATACCTCATGAAATAAGGTGGATGGCAGAAGGGCCTAATAAGATTGTCCCTACCTTCAGCGGATATAGAATCAACGGTGTTACATATAGCACCAAGGAACG includes:
- the LOC135149565 gene encoding uncharacterized protein LOC135149565 gives rise to the protein MDRSCLSANRRTKEFQKGVEDLLMVAFENGYSEEKISCPCLRCAQTIWHGEATLVDSHEQEGTDGSEASFTQVPTSMGQSDNDDDDISSDTSDFLNHVKGEQQPLYPGCKSYTRMKALVKLYNLKSKHGMSDSCFSDVLLLIGSMLPEGNNFPSSFSEAKKTLCTLGMGYEKIHACPNNCLLYRGQRDEDESTCRICNASRWKLNKKGEEQDGIPTKVLWYFSLLPRLRNFFNTPQIAKDMTWHDTRRQKDGKMRHPADSDTWKDVDQKWPDFASESRNLRLALSADGFNPFRGNRTDHSSWPVFLSIYNLPPWLCMKRRFIMLCLLISGPTEAGNDIDVFLKPLIEDLKEFWRGKQVYDAFQKEPFILRAILLWTVSDYPALGNLSGNVVKGYNACTICVDKTNATRLDNYRKTVVMRHRRWLPLHHPYRRTQRQPLWKKGEARPVWKKVSIFFQLEYWKFLPVRHVLDVMHIEKNICEALLGTLLNIPGKTKDRESVRIDMAAMGIRTELRPKNPGKK